The DNA segment TGAGACCAGATACTTGTGTAAACGACTTTTCGACAGGTTGCATCCCGTAGCGATATCGATGGCCCGCGTCTGGCCGTTTTGACTGGCAACGAACGCCAGAATGTTGACGGCGATATCAACCGAATTGACCCCTTGCGATGTTTCAGCCATATGCGTTCTCTTTTTTGATTCTTCGCGAGTATATCATCGCGGCTGAAATCAGTACTGTCTTCGCAATTTAAAAAGCTCACTACTCCTAAATGGTTAGATATTGACTTGCGTCAGGTTAATCACTGGTGAACCTTGGTTAACTAATAATGAACTTTTTTAGGGGCAAGAACATGGACGCATTGAGCAATATCCGCTTAAAAAGAAGAACCCTGTTAAAAGGGTTCGGTGTGGTGGGGTTATCCTCATTAGCGCCGACGTTTCTGACGCTGCGTCAGGCTAACGGTGCGCCTTTACCCCGATTTCGTCTTAAGCAATCGGATTACCAGACGTTCCGCTCGACCTGCGCGATGGAGTGTTTGCACTGCAACCTGACGGCGTACGTCTGGAAAGACCGGTTAATGAAAATTGAAGCGACGAAAGGCTTCAATGTGAAGTGCTGTTTACGGGGAATTAGCCGCACCAAATGGGTTTATCACCCATTACGGCTGACGCAACCATTGTTGCGAACAGGAGAAAAAGGCGAGGGGAAATTTAAACCGATAACCTGGGACGTCGCGCTGGATCTCATTGAAAAGAACATCCGGGAGACCATCGCCACTGAGGGCAATAAAGGCTTATTGCTCACTGCCGCTTCCGGGAACATGGACTCCATCAAGAACGATATGGCCAAAGCCTTTTTCGACTATCTAGGTGGCAGTACCAAAACCGCCGGTTCGCTCTGTTGCGCGGCGGTCACCGCGGCGATGATGCCGATGGTTGGCCTGCGTTATGCCGATACCCGCGACACCATTGCAGACAGCCGCTACATTTTGTGCTGGGGGAATAACCCGGCGGTCACCATGCATGCCTATTTCAAAAACTACTCACAGGCGCAGAGAAACGGCGCACGGTTGGTGGTGATCGACCCGCGATTTAACGAAACGGCGGCGAAAGCCGACGAGTGGGTACCAATCGTGCCGGGTACGGATATCGCCCTGGCATTAGGGATGATTAACATCATCATGCAGGAAAAACGCTATGACGCGGATTTCCTGCGCGCGCATACCGGTGCGGTTTATCTGGTGGATCCGCAGCAGCAACTGATGCGTGCCGATCCAAAGGACGCGGACAGCTATCTGGTGTTTGATATACAGAGTCAGACCCTGAAACGCCATGATGCGCCCGGCGTGATGCCTGCATTGTTGAGTGAGGAATTACCTGCCAACAGTGAATTCACCACCGTGCTGGATAACGTGTGGGCGCAGGCAAAACCCTGGACAGCGCAGAAAGTGGAGGAGGAGACTGATGTGCCCGCGCAGACGGTGCTCCGTCTGGCGCGAGATTACGCCGCAACGCAACCGGCGATGATTGTGCAGAACATGTCGGGGGCACAGAGAACCGAGTTTGGTACTTACGTTGCCGCCAGCCAGTTCTATCTGGCGTTGATCACCGGCAATATTGGCAAAGCCGGGGCGGGGGTCTGCGATGCGGGTGGCGTCAGACAGATGGCAAAATTCTCGCCCATCGTTCCTCCGGCGCCGAATGCGGCCAAAATTCCCGCCATTCCTATTCCCAAAATCGGTGACTGGGTCGTTAACGAAAAACCGCATGCGATTAAGTTCTGGTGGAATATGACGCTGGGTGCGATGACCCAGTTGCCCAATACCAACCAGGTCAGAGAGGCCTTTAAAAAGGTACCGTTTGTGGTGGTAGCCGACAACCTGATGAGTTCGTCTGCGCTATATGCCGATCTGGTGCTCCCCGTCACGACCATTTTTGAGGATGTCAGTCTTATGGCGGGCGTGCGCAGCCACTATGTGCAACTGATGGAGAAGGCGGTGGAGCCGCCGGGAGAAGCCAAACCCGATTACTGGATTTTTGCCCGACTGGCCGAACGCTTTGGTTTTGGCGAGGTTTTTAACCAGCCCATTGAGCACTATATCGATACCTGCCTGAAAGGCTCGGGCATTACCCGCGACATGCTGAAAAAGGGGCCGGTATGCCCCGTTGAAGAAGACTGGATCCCGTTTAAAGACGGCCAGTTCCTCACCTCGACCGGCAAAGCGCATCTGTACATTGAGGAGTGGGCGAAAAAGGATTTCCTGCCGGTGGTGACCTGGAAGCAGGTGAAAGAATCGGTTAAAGGCTCGCCTGAACTGGCTCAAACCTATCCGCTAATGGCGGTGCAGCGCAAATTGGCGCGCAGCGTGCACTCCAGCCACGGGATGAACGAGTGGATCCTGGAGGTTCAGCGTAACCGCCCGAACGTGATGATTCACCCGGAAGATGCCCGGCAGCGTAAGATTCAGCCTGGAGAGTGGGTCGTGGTGTTCAATCATCGCGGTCAGCATCGGGCGATTGCTGACGTGACCACCCATATCAAACGCGGAGTCGTGAGTCTGGATAACGGCTGGTGGGAGCAGCAGGGAGGAAGCAGTAGCCATGTGACCAACGATCAGGTGGAAGTGCTGGGGAATGGGCACTGTTGCAACAGTACGCTTGTTGATGTGAGAAGGGAGGCTTAATGGCGATGAGACAGTATGGATTTCTTATTGATATGCAAAATTGCTACGGTTGTAAAACCTGTAGCATGGCCTGCAAATCAGAAAACATGACGCCGATGGGCGTACTCTGGCGTCGGGTTCGCGAACGTCATACGGATGAGCCCAACACGCAGGCCTTCATCAGCATGTCGTGCAACCACTGCGATGACCCGCAGTGCATGAAAGTCTGCCCGGCGGGGACGTACAGCAAACGTGCCGACGGCATTGTCGTGCAGGATCACGATCGCTGCATTGGTTGTCGGATGTGCATCATGGCCTGCCCGTGGAGTGCGCCGGTGTACGATCCCGCCGAAGGGAAAACCAGTAAGTGCAATTTGTGTGCTGAGCGTCTCGATGAAGGATTGCAGCCGCGCTGCGTAGAATCCTGTCCGGCAGGCGTATTACGTTTTGGTGAGATCGCTGAGCTGCGTAAAGAGCATACGACGCAATGGGCGGTGCTGGAAAAACGCTACAACCTGCCCGATCACACGATTAGCCAGCCTAACATTGTCATTATTCCGCCGCGGGATTAAGGAGAACAACATGGAACATTATGAATTGCCATTGGTCTTCTTCACCGTCTTCGCTCAGTGGGGTATTGGTGGAGTACTGGCGCTGACGCTATGCCAGTCTTTCAGCGCACAGAAATTCAGCGCAATGCAGTGTCGTACGCTGGCGCTTCGGTTCTGGATCATTACCGTGCTGGGATCCTGTGCATCGCTGGCGCATCTGGGAGCGCCTGAAGGCGCTTACCGCTCCCTGACTGGACTGGAGAGCTCCTGGCTCAGTCGGGAAGTGGCCGCGTTTATTGTGCTCAATGGCGTGATGTTTTGCTGGCTACTGCTGTGCTGGTTCAGGCCTGCGCCGCGCGGAGTGACGCTGCTGGGCGGCGTGACGGCGCTGGTGGGGCTGGGCACCATTCTGGTGACCTCGCAGGTCTATTACCAGATGCCGCTACACCCGCTCTGGCACAACGTTGCGACGCCTGCCGCGTTCCTGGGAACGGCCTTGCTGACGGGGTTTATGAGCGTCGCCATTGCCCGAGCGTACTGGCATCTTTCACCTTCTACGGTCTGTAATGCGGGGATTGTGGCTGGCATTGTACTGAGCGCAGGCGCACTGGGCCTTCGCTATCAGGTTCCGGGTGCCGATGCGTCCAGCCCTCTGCTCTGGTGGCAGTTGCTTGCCAGCGTGTGTGTCGCAGTGTGGGGGATATCACGTCTGAACAGCGGGATGCGCAGTTGGGTATGGGTGGCATTAATCATCACGGGGGAACTGGCCGGGAGAATGCTGTTTTACAGTAATGTGATGGGTTCCGCTCCCTGGTTTTGAATGATTGGTCGGGGGTTTCCTGTAGGCCTGATAAGCGCAGCGCCATCAGGCATTAAACAACGATGATGCCGGATGGCGACGCTAAAGCGTCTTATCCGGCCTGGAGACTGATAAGCCTTGCGTCATCTTACTCGTAGTAATTATAAATGCCTGCTGCCATCACCAGTTGTGACGCGACTTCATGGGCTTTCTCGCGCCCAACCAACAGGTCGATAATCTTTAAACCAAAATCGATTGAGGTCCCCGGGGCCTGGCTGGTGAGCAACTTCACCCGCGGGTCCCAGACCACGCGTTTATCCTGCCATTGTTCAGCCGGAATGCGGTCTTTCAGCGCCGGAAAGCCCGTCATGTTGCCGATGGGGAAGATGTCGTGTGGAACGAGTACGGTAGCGGCTGCCGCGCAAATGGCGGCGACAATCCGTCCGGAGCGGTGAAACTGCTTAACGGTTTCGACCAGTAACGGACTGTCGCGAAAACACTCGGCGCCTTTAATGCCGCCCGGCAGAACGATGATGTCGTAGTCGCCATCGGCCACGGCAACCAGCGGCGCATCCGCCAGCAGTTTTACGCCGCGTGAACAGACAATGGTCAGACTGCCGTCGCTGGCGACGCTCGCGGTGGTGACGTCGATTCCACCACGAACCAGCAGGTCGATAGTGGTAACCGCTTCGGTTTCTTCACTACCAGGGGCGAGGCATACCAGTGCCGATGCGCTCATACTCACTCTCCTTTCGTTTTACTAACTCAAACAGGCGGCTGTTTTCCGGCACCGCAATCCCATGCGCACGGGCGCGTTTCAGCAGATATCCGGTAATGTAGTCAATCTCGGTATGACGCAGAGCCTGAATGTCCTGCAACATGGATGAGATGTTTTCTGCCGTACTGTCAATAACTTGCTCGACATAATAGCGTAAATCGTCGACTGATGTATGGTGACCTTCGCGTTCAATAACCGCCGCGACTTCCTGGCAAATCAGGTTGACCTCTTCAGGATGGTTGCGCAGTTCGCCATTCGGGCAGTTCCACAGCGCGGTCAGGGGGTTGATCACACAGTTCACCGCCAGCTTGCGCCACATCTCGGCGCGAATATTATTATGCCAGGCGACGTCAGGCAGTACGCATTGCAGCAAATCGGCGAGATAGCTGAAATCACCATCCTGCTCGCGCGCCGGACCGATACGCGTGGTGCCGTTCGCGACATGGATAATGACGTTGCCATCGCGACGTGCGGCGTGGGTGGTCGTTCCCATCAGCAAGGGTTGGCGGATAGTGTGCAATTCTTCAATCGTTCCCATGCCGTTATGGATCAACAGAATGGGTGTCGTTTCCGACAGTGTCGACGCCAGCGCTTTGACCGCGTCGGAGACCTGCCACGCTTTGAGCGTGACCAACAGCAGATCGCTGGTGGCTAAAAACTCCGGATCGTTTGCCGTCAGGGATTCGTTAAATATCGACCCGTCCGTCTCAATCACATTCACGCTGCAATAGGGCTGCGGAACGCGCAGCCAACCTTGTACGTCATGTCCCTGTTTGCACAGCGCAGAAAGCCATAACTGTCCTAAGGCTCCGCATCCCAGTACGGTAATTTTCATTCTTCCTCCTCACCCGCAACAGCACCAGGTGTTTGCTAACATAGTATAGCGCTGTCTGTTGGGTCACTTTGCAGGTATTATGCTTCGCATCAAAAATGAAGGGAGAGGAAAAGATGCCATCTTTCGATATTGTGTCTGAAGTTGATC comes from the Citrobacter amalonaticus genome and includes:
- the yajL gene encoding protein deglycase YajL, encoding MSASALVCLAPGSEETEAVTTIDLLVRGGIDVTTASVASDGSLTIVCSRGVKLLADAPLVAVADGDYDIIVLPGGIKGAECFRDSPLLVETVKQFHRSGRIVAAICAAAATVLVPHDIFPIGNMTGFPALKDRIPAEQWQDKRVVWDPRVKLLTSQAPGTSIDFGLKIIDLLVGREKAHEVASQLVMAAGIYNYYE
- the panE gene encoding 2-dehydropantoate 2-reductase, which translates into the protein MKITVLGCGALGQLWLSALCKQGHDVQGWLRVPQPYCSVNVIETDGSIFNESLTANDPEFLATSDLLLVTLKAWQVSDAVKALASTLSETTPILLIHNGMGTIEELHTIRQPLLMGTTTHAARRDGNVIIHVANGTTRIGPAREQDGDFSYLADLLQCVLPDVAWHNNIRAEMWRKLAVNCVINPLTALWNCPNGELRNHPEEVNLICQEVAAVIEREGHHTSVDDLRYYVEQVIDSTAENISSMLQDIQALRHTEIDYITGYLLKRARAHGIAVPENSRLFELVKRKESEYERIGTGMPRPW
- a CDS encoding dimethyl sulfoxide reductase anchor subunit family protein yields the protein MEHYELPLVFFTVFAQWGIGGVLALTLCQSFSAQKFSAMQCRTLALRFWIITVLGSCASLAHLGAPEGAYRSLTGLESSWLSREVAAFIVLNGVMFCWLLLCWFRPAPRGVTLLGGVTALVGLGTILVTSQVYYQMPLHPLWHNVATPAAFLGTALLTGFMSVAIARAYWHLSPSTVCNAGIVAGIVLSAGALGLRYQVPGADASSPLLWWQLLASVCVAVWGISRLNSGMRSWVWVALIITGELAGRMLFYSNVMGSAPWF
- a CDS encoding molybdopterin-containing oxidoreductase family protein, whose product is MDALSNIRLKRRTLLKGFGVVGLSSLAPTFLTLRQANGAPLPRFRLKQSDYQTFRSTCAMECLHCNLTAYVWKDRLMKIEATKGFNVKCCLRGISRTKWVYHPLRLTQPLLRTGEKGEGKFKPITWDVALDLIEKNIRETIATEGNKGLLLTAASGNMDSIKNDMAKAFFDYLGGSTKTAGSLCCAAVTAAMMPMVGLRYADTRDTIADSRYILCWGNNPAVTMHAYFKNYSQAQRNGARLVVIDPRFNETAAKADEWVPIVPGTDIALALGMINIIMQEKRYDADFLRAHTGAVYLVDPQQQLMRADPKDADSYLVFDIQSQTLKRHDAPGVMPALLSEELPANSEFTTVLDNVWAQAKPWTAQKVEEETDVPAQTVLRLARDYAATQPAMIVQNMSGAQRTEFGTYVAASQFYLALITGNIGKAGAGVCDAGGVRQMAKFSPIVPPAPNAAKIPAIPIPKIGDWVVNEKPHAIKFWWNMTLGAMTQLPNTNQVREAFKKVPFVVVADNLMSSSALYADLVLPVTTIFEDVSLMAGVRSHYVQLMEKAVEPPGEAKPDYWIFARLAERFGFGEVFNQPIEHYIDTCLKGSGITRDMLKKGPVCPVEEDWIPFKDGQFLTSTGKAHLYIEEWAKKDFLPVVTWKQVKESVKGSPELAQTYPLMAVQRKLARSVHSSHGMNEWILEVQRNRPNVMIHPEDARQRKIQPGEWVVVFNHRGQHRAIADVTTHIKRGVVSLDNGWWEQQGGSSSHVTNDQVEVLGNGHCCNSTLVDVRREA
- a CDS encoding 4Fe-4S dicluster domain-containing protein, which gives rise to MAMRQYGFLIDMQNCYGCKTCSMACKSENMTPMGVLWRRVRERHTDEPNTQAFISMSCNHCDDPQCMKVCPAGTYSKRADGIVVQDHDRCIGCRMCIMACPWSAPVYDPAEGKTSKCNLCAERLDEGLQPRCVESCPAGVLRFGEIAELRKEHTTQWAVLEKRYNLPDHTISQPNIVIIPPRD